Proteins encoded in a region of the Carassius gibelio isolate Cgi1373 ecotype wild population from Czech Republic chromosome B5, carGib1.2-hapl.c, whole genome shotgun sequence genome:
- the LOC127958638 gene encoding centrosomal AT-AC splicing factor-like isoform X1, translating into MGAFYCSICRKTDFSGKGHIYGKSHQSKLKVILVKFMEKVKEAKRTIKNPQVEKYSPDHDEKFWCYCCALEVQKHVTDSNISVLYGGLLEHMSTPEHRTNTHKFWWDNKADPKLRDKFIITEEETERFKSEVSKSLEQFEEKEDVFIKQQAAVIRSQEQLRLEVLQSLSEPDPDLVHPAEVDQHSSQHTASSHSHSYEMEPQPGPSHEDFASHSQWNEPGFNLTFIGYQDSSSSGNVHTGAVPPWLLEEPDEAPGSGRQEMGPSLQGFLKHKEQEKLKKLPANRVGANFDHSSHTDANWLPSFGRVWNSGRRWQSRHQFREEETKSRGKRKWEGDGKATKKQKDLSNGEL; encoded by the exons ATGGGAGCGTTTTACTGCTCTATCTGCAGAAAAACTGATTTTTCTGGAAAAGGACACATTTATGGGAAAAGCCACCAAAGCAAACTTAAAGTAATTCTTGTCAAATTCATGGAAAAG GTCAAAGAAGCAAAGCGGACGATTAAAAATCCTCAGGTAGAGAAATACAGTCCCGATCATGACGAGAAGTTCTGGTGTTACTGCTGCGCGCTAGAGGTGCAGAAACACGTGACTGACAGTAACATCAGCGTGCTGTACGGAGGACTGCTGGAGCACATGAGCAC CCCAGAGCAccggacaaacacacacaagttcTGGTGGGACAATAAAGCAGATCCTAAACTGCGAGACAAGTTTATCATAACAGAAGAGGAAACCGAGAG attcaagTCTGAAGTTTCCAAGTCTCTGGAACAGTTTGAGGAAAAAGAGGATGTGTTTATTAAACAG CAAGCTGCAGTGATCCGATCTCAGGAGCAGCTCAGACTGGAGGTCCTTCAGTCATTATCAGAG CCTGATCCAGACCTGGTGCATCCTGCTGAAGTGGACCAACACAGCAGTCAACATACAGCCAg TTCCCACAGTCACTCTTATGAAATGGAGCCACAACCAGGGCCGAGCCACGAGGATTTCGCCTCACACAGTCAGTGGAATGAACCAGGATTCAACTTAACTTTCATCGGTTACCAG GACTCGTCCAGCAGTGGAAACGTTCATACTG GAGCTGTACCGCCGTGGCTCCTGGAGGAGCCTGATGAAGCCCCAGGCAGTGGACGGCAGGAAATGGGCCCCTCACTTCAGGGGTTCCTCAAACACA AGGAGCAGGAGAAGCTCAAGAAGCTTCCGGCCAACCGTGTGGGCGCAAACTTTGACCACAGCTCACATACTGACGCCAACTGGCTGCCATCTTTTGGACGTGTGTGGAATAGTGGCAGACGCTGGCAGTCTAG GCATCAGTTCAGAGAGGAGGAGACAAAATCCAGGGGGAAGAGGAAGTGGGAAGGTGATGGGAAAGCAACAAAGAAGCAAAAAGACCTCAGTAATGGAGAGTTATGA
- the foxr1 gene encoding forkhead box protein R1: MYLQLQSKRRFLDLHLTSGLHDWDMNEEIKLTTTTDQFYHDDKRTDQYLAQWHYARISRRSLPAAAAEAAHSSYQLPLSSREPDIEPNLWLMVNPSLACPIKYPSNYPKAPTPPKPTPQSALPRTTTPVLEHSLHPAILPDETCVNESTHETSLSSEYQFTDEDDASSVDVPVCRKVKGARKGRTPKASTRKLGLTQNRRLQRALQDSLNLKNGGWPRPPVNYCILIAMALSSSRNGSLNVQQIYNFTREHFPFFITAPDGWKNTIRHNLCFSNSFKKTPQQVSGDGKRKSCLWHLTLDGRQRLRDEINTLTGDSFRMLKRSMNYPDMIQALLVL, translated from the exons ATGTATTTACAGCTTCAATCCAAACGCAGATTTCTCGACCTTCATTTGACCAGCGGGTTACATGACTGGGACATGAATGAGGAAATAAAGTTAACCACGACGACTGATCAGTTTTACCACG ATGATAAGAGGACTGACCAGTATCTGGCGCAGTGGCACTACGCGAGGATCTCCAGAAGATCAttaccagcagcagcagcagaggcaGCGCACAGCAGCTACCAGCTGCCCCTCAGCAGCAGAG AGCCTGATATAGAACCAAATCTGTGGCTGATGGTGAATCCTAGTTTGGCCTGCCCCATAAAGTACCCTAGTAATTACCCCAAAGCCCCAACACCCCCAAAACCAACACCGCAGTCAGCGCTGCCAAGAACCACAACACCGGTTCTGGAACACAGTCTGCACCCAGCGATACTGCCTGATGAGACCTGTGTGAATGAGTCCACGCACGAAACCTCCCTCTCCAGCGAGTATCAG TTCACAGACGAAGATGACGCTTCTTCTGTAGACGTGCCTGTTTGTCGTAAGGTAAAGGGTGCGCGGAAGGGGAGGACACCCAAAGCGTCCACTCGCAAACTGGGTCTGACACAGAACAGAAGGCTTCAGAGAGCCCTGCAGGACAGTCTGAACCTGAAGAACGGCGGATGGCCTCGGCCTCCTGTGAACTACTGCATCCTCATCGCAATGGCGCTCAGCAGCAGCCGTAACGGCAGTCTCAACGTACAGCAGATCTATAACTTCACCAG AGAGCACTTCCCCTTTTTCATTACAGCTCCAGATGGGTGGAAAAACACGATCCGCCATAACCTGTGTTTCAGCAACAGTTTTAAAAAGACCCCACAGCAGGTGTCTGGAGACGGCAAGAGGAAGTCGTGTCTGTGGCATCTCACGCTGGATGGCCGACAGAGACTGAGAGATGAAATTAACACGCTTACAGGAGATTCCTTCAGAATGCTGAAGAGGAGCATGAACTATCCAG ATATGATTCAAGCACTGTTAGTGCTGTGA
- the LOC127958638 gene encoding centrosomal AT-AC splicing factor-like isoform X2, giving the protein MGAFYCSICRKTDFSGKGHIYGKSHQSKLKVILVKFMEKVKEAKRTIKNPQVEKYSPDHDEKFWCYCCALEVQKHVTDSNISVLYGGLLEHMSTPEHRTNTHKFWWDNKADPKLRDKFIITEEETERFKSEVSKSLEQFEEKEDVFIKQQAAVIRSQEQLRLEVLQSLSEPDPDLVHPAEVDQHSSQHTASHSYEMEPQPGPSHEDFASHSQWNEPGFNLTFIGYQDSSSSGNVHTGAVPPWLLEEPDEAPGSGRQEMGPSLQGFLKHKEQEKLKKLPANRVGANFDHSSHTDANWLPSFGRVWNSGRRWQSRHQFREEETKSRGKRKWEGDGKATKKQKDLSNGEL; this is encoded by the exons ATGGGAGCGTTTTACTGCTCTATCTGCAGAAAAACTGATTTTTCTGGAAAAGGACACATTTATGGGAAAAGCCACCAAAGCAAACTTAAAGTAATTCTTGTCAAATTCATGGAAAAG GTCAAAGAAGCAAAGCGGACGATTAAAAATCCTCAGGTAGAGAAATACAGTCCCGATCATGACGAGAAGTTCTGGTGTTACTGCTGCGCGCTAGAGGTGCAGAAACACGTGACTGACAGTAACATCAGCGTGCTGTACGGAGGACTGCTGGAGCACATGAGCAC CCCAGAGCAccggacaaacacacacaagttcTGGTGGGACAATAAAGCAGATCCTAAACTGCGAGACAAGTTTATCATAACAGAAGAGGAAACCGAGAG attcaagTCTGAAGTTTCCAAGTCTCTGGAACAGTTTGAGGAAAAAGAGGATGTGTTTATTAAACAG CAAGCTGCAGTGATCCGATCTCAGGAGCAGCTCAGACTGGAGGTCCTTCAGTCATTATCAGAG CCTGATCCAGACCTGGTGCATCCTGCTGAAGTGGACCAACACAGCAGTCAACATACAGCCAg TCACTCTTATGAAATGGAGCCACAACCAGGGCCGAGCCACGAGGATTTCGCCTCACACAGTCAGTGGAATGAACCAGGATTCAACTTAACTTTCATCGGTTACCAG GACTCGTCCAGCAGTGGAAACGTTCATACTG GAGCTGTACCGCCGTGGCTCCTGGAGGAGCCTGATGAAGCCCCAGGCAGTGGACGGCAGGAAATGGGCCCCTCACTTCAGGGGTTCCTCAAACACA AGGAGCAGGAGAAGCTCAAGAAGCTTCCGGCCAACCGTGTGGGCGCAAACTTTGACCACAGCTCACATACTGACGCCAACTGGCTGCCATCTTTTGGACGTGTGTGGAATAGTGGCAGACGCTGGCAGTCTAG GCATCAGTTCAGAGAGGAGGAGACAAAATCCAGGGGGAAGAGGAAGTGGGAAGGTGATGGGAAAGCAACAAAGAAGCAAAAAGACCTCAGTAATGGAGAGTTATGA